Proteins found in one Microbacterium sp. SSM24 genomic segment:
- the guaB gene encoding IMP dehydrogenase, with protein sequence MEHNDPFGFVGLTYDDVLLLPGHTDVIPSEADTSSRVTRRITVATPLVSSAMDTVTESRMAIAVAREGGLGIIHRNLSIEEQASMVDRVKRSESGMITDPITTTPDATIEEVDDLCATYRISGLPVIDDDGRLVGIVTNRDMRFVSGFERQSTKVRDVMTTDGLVTGRVGISAGEVISLFAQHRVEKLPLIDDDGKLAGLITIKDFDKSEKYPLATKDEQGRLRVGAAIGFFGDAWQRAEALRDAGVDVLVVDTANGQSAGVIDIVRRLKADATFAHIDVIGGNVATREGAQALIDAGVDAVKVGVGPGSICTTRVVAGVGVPQVTAVYEAYLAAREAGVPVIADGGLQYSGDIAKALVAGADTVMLGSLLAGTDESPGEIVFQGGKQFKQYRGMGSLGALQTRGKKTSYSKDRYFQADVPSDDKLIPEGIEGQVAYRGPVSAVAYQLVGGLRQSMFYVGARTIEELKAKGKFVRITAAGLKESHPHDVQIVVEAPNYKR encoded by the coding sequence TGTGATCCCGAGTGAGGCCGATACCTCCTCGCGCGTCACACGCCGCATCACGGTCGCGACTCCGCTGGTGTCCAGCGCGATGGACACCGTCACCGAGTCGCGCATGGCGATCGCCGTGGCGCGCGAGGGCGGGCTGGGAATCATCCACCGAAATCTGTCCATCGAGGAGCAGGCGTCGATGGTCGACCGCGTCAAGCGCAGCGAGTCGGGCATGATCACCGATCCGATCACGACGACGCCCGACGCGACGATCGAAGAGGTCGACGACCTCTGTGCCACCTACCGCATCTCGGGTCTGCCCGTCATCGACGACGACGGCCGCCTCGTCGGCATCGTCACCAACCGCGACATGCGCTTCGTGTCGGGCTTCGAGCGCCAGAGCACCAAGGTGCGCGACGTGATGACGACCGACGGCCTGGTGACCGGCCGCGTCGGCATCAGCGCCGGCGAGGTCATCTCGCTGTTCGCGCAGCACCGCGTCGAGAAGCTTCCGCTCATCGACGACGACGGCAAGCTCGCCGGACTCATCACGATCAAGGACTTCGACAAGAGCGAGAAGTACCCGCTCGCCACGAAGGACGAGCAGGGCCGTCTCCGTGTCGGCGCCGCCATCGGCTTCTTCGGCGACGCGTGGCAGCGCGCCGAGGCGCTGCGCGACGCCGGTGTCGACGTGCTCGTGGTCGACACCGCGAACGGCCAGTCGGCCGGCGTGATCGACATCGTGCGCCGCCTGAAGGCCGACGCGACGTTCGCGCACATCGACGTGATCGGCGGCAACGTCGCCACGCGCGAGGGCGCGCAGGCTCTCATCGATGCCGGTGTGGATGCCGTCAAGGTCGGCGTGGGCCCGGGCTCGATCTGCACCACCCGTGTCGTCGCCGGTGTCGGCGTTCCTCAGGTGACCGCGGTCTACGAGGCGTATCTCGCGGCGCGCGAGGCCGGAGTCCCGGTCATCGCCGACGGCGGCCTCCAGTACTCGGGCGACATCGCGAAGGCGCTCGTCGCCGGCGCCGACACCGTCATGCTCGGCTCCCTCCTCGCGGGCACCGACGAGTCGCCGGGCGAGATCGTCTTCCAGGGCGGCAAGCAGTTCAAGCAGTACCGCGGCATGGGTTCGCTCGGTGCGCTGCAGACCCGTGGCAAGAAGACCTCCTACTCGAAGGACCGCTACTTCCAGGCCGACGTGCCCAGCGACGACAAGCTGATCCCCGAGGGCATCGAGGGTCAGGTGGCCTACCGCGGTCCCGTGTCGGCAGTGGCCTACCAGCTCGTCGGCGGCCTCCGGCAGTCGATGTTCTACGTCGGTGCGCGCACGATCGAGGAGCTCAAGGCCAAGGGCAAGTTCGTGCGCATCACGGCGGCCGGGCTCAAGGAGTCCCACCCGCACGACGTGCAGATCGTGGTCGAGGCGCCGAACTACAAGCGCTGA